CAACGACGACGACTTCCGGCTAATGTGCGACCGCCACAGAAATGGATGTTGATTCACCAAAGGAGCCTGGGCTAGATGCCCGACGGGTTTATGTTGCCCTTGGGGGCCGTCGTGTTGTGTTGACGGCATTGGCAGCGATTCGGACGCGGTGATCACGCGCTAGTCGCAAAACACTTCCGTCATGACCGTCCTTACCCATTCTATGTAGGTGTCATAAGGTATGCCATTTTTACTACTTCCACTCGTAACTTGTCAGCGTTAGCTTTCTCGTAATGCTGAAATTCCCGCACTTGTCTCTTCGCGCGCTCCGTCGTCGCGGATACAGTCAAGAGAGGAGTTTTGATTGAGCGGGCGGCTTGCTGTTTCGCAACAGGTAGAGTGGCCACCCAACTTCCGACTGCGAGAAATGCAATGGCTGTGGGCAAGAAAAGGATGCGCATGGAGAGCCTCCTTTCAGTGCTGTTAATTGAACAGATTATCGGCAGCAGTCTTGCCTCAATGTGATGGAGTTCACGCGGCCTATGTTATGTTCTCGGGCCGAGAAGCGTTTTATATCTGCAGGACCGTTTAAATGTTGCAAGCGCCAGGTCTTTCATAGACGCTCTCGCTGGCCGCACAGTTAGAACATTATGATTGCTACCAGGGTGTTTGATGCTGACCAAGTTCAGCAGCGTTGCGGTCGCGATCATCGCCACGATTCCAACGAGACTCAGCGCTATCTGCATCGCACGCTCGCCCAAGATGTCGAGTAGCGTCGCGTGGCTAGCGAACGCTGCAGATCGGGGTGCCATCCACGTCGACATCATCGTGAAAGCATAATCATGAACCCGCAAAGGCCGTGGTGACGGCCAGAGCTGTTCTGAACGTTAAAATGAACTGCATTGCATTAATGGGCGGTCAAGCGCACCTGGCGATGATGTCTGCCGAGATGACACAGCATCACACTTGCCCGCTCCTCGACGCCGCGTGGCAGGCCCTTGAGCGCGCCAAGGTGCACGATGATTGTGCGCTGCGATTCGCCAGCCTGCGCGTCATCGACGCGCTGCTGCAACAGGTGCCACCGGATCGCCGCGATCTCGTCCTCTGCGAATTGGCCGAAGATCAATGAACCGCCACGTCGCCGTCGTTGTGCGATAGCAGGTGGCCGCGAAGTTCGGCTAAGGGCCACGGGGCCGGTCGAAAAGGCCGGCGTTTTCGAGGGCGAGCGGCGGCAGGAAATTTCTGCACGCATTTTAGCGGTTGAGCAATTCCTGCCAGTCGCGCGGGGTTGGCAGCCCGCCAGCGGGTGGACCGGCTTTTTAGCCAATTCCGGGGCCAGTAGCGGTCACTCCCAATGCCTTTGCCCTTAGCGACAGCCTCGCGATGCGGCCGTGCTCGCTGCTCGAGTTCGATAAGGCGCGCTGTCACTGGCCGCTCGGCGACGTCAACGAAGTTGCGACCGAGTTTTGCTGCGGCGCGCCGGCACGGGGTCATCGCTATTGCCGGCACCACATGCGAAATGGCGCATGGTCGGGCAGCGATACGGGACATGCTGCGCGAAATTGAATGCTCCGATTTCGGCAGCCGCCATCCACCACTGCCAAAATTGGTACATCCAGACTGCTGGCTTTCCGAACGGCTCAGTTTTCATAATATTACAAAACCACAGGAGCTCTCATGTGTGCGCGCTCCGGCGAGAAAGCCGCGTTGGCTCAATCCAGCCCCCCCCTGTACCGCAGCCAACGGCTTGTATCTCGTCGGGGCGCGCAAGAAAGAATTGCCTGGCGCAACGCTCCTCGGGACGCTGTGGATGTGACCTGGAAGCGGAATGGCGGTGAACATGCGTGGTCGTTTGTACGGATTAGTCGAGTGTCTGATATATCAAGCACCAAACGCCGCTGCCCGGGTTGCATCGGCTGCGAACAGACCGCTGACAAACGCGACCGGCGGCCAAAGTATGCCTCGACGGGCACGGGGCTTTCCGATGTGGACATTTCTTACGATCAATCCTCGCGCTGGCAGAAATTCGCGGGGTGCCCGGGGAAATTTCGCGTGTGAAGTGCAGGGAAAAATTCACAGTCTGCTGCCGCCGCCTGGTGACTCCGATCAGTCAGAGCTGTTCCCGAAAGCGACATCGGCAGCGGCGGCGGGCATGTCGGCTTTGGGCCAGGGCACTAAATCGCTGCGCGATATCCCGCTGAGGCGGGGGCCCAACCGGGAGCACTGTTTCCATAGGAGAGATCGTCGGTCGCGGGCATGGCATCCGTCTTGAAGATCGAGGTGTGATCCACCTCATCCCAGACAGGAGTCGTCTAGGACCACTGATGTGATTCAAGCTCCGAAACCGGAACCTCGAATCATGCGCTAAGAACTCAGCGATTATGAATGGACAGCCATCAAACCTATGTTGCCGAACAAACCGCGTGGTGTTCGGCGCGTAAATGACCGTCGCGTGCTCAACGGCATCTATCACGGGCAAGTGTTTGATTTAGCTAAGGCAGGGTCTGATTCAGGGGTGCGCGTCGGAGATGGGTCGGGCATCAAGAGATGACGGCCTCCCACTAGTGGCGTTCATACGAAGTCTCTTTGGTCGGGTTATCGAATATCCGAGTTAGCGGAGTATCGGTGCTCGAAGTGCGTATAGTCTTTGGTAGATCATCGACTCTGGTATCCAATCAAGCAATGTGTATCCAAGTGGCAGCTTGATTAGGTTTGCGATAATTCTAGATGAGGGCGGATGCCAATAAGCAGACAGGTTATGAAGTTTAAGGAGATTGATCCGCCGTCTCCCCGTCTCGTTTTTCGTCGTTGGCACGACCCGCATGATTCGAAGTTCTTCGAGGCGAGGAAGCAAAAGGCAAAC
This portion of the Bradyrhizobium sp. AZCC 2262 genome encodes:
- a CDS encoding GcrA family cell cycle regulator; this translates as MRPCSLLEFDKARCHWPLGDVNEVATEFCCGAPARGHRYCRHHMRNGAWSGSDTGHAARN